One genomic window of Stenotrophomonas lactitubi includes the following:
- a CDS encoding S1 family peptidase — protein sequence MYRSTSLLFGSLLAAAIVFPAAAAPQPREAPRIIGGEAARPGDYPFMVSIQRLSYGDSDHGRQWCGATLISPSWVLTASHCVEGDRPGDLAVLGGVTALSTEPSARASNVKAIHVHPAFNSGNSLEHDVALIHLSAPLADAQPVALRLRPDASYLKPGRQFTVIGWGDADIGEGRLYPTQLQTVQTPFVPFAECQQAYAGELARGKVICAGREGIDSCQGDSGGPLLLRLREGWTQFGVVSWGEGCALAGYPGVYARIAEKHAVDFIEAVWQRD from the coding sequence ATGTATCGCAGCACCTCTTTGCTGTTCGGCAGCCTGTTGGCCGCCGCCATCGTCTTTCCCGCTGCGGCGGCACCCCAGCCCCGCGAAGCGCCGCGCATCATCGGCGGCGAGGCCGCCAGGCCCGGTGACTACCCGTTCATGGTCAGCATCCAGCGCCTGTCGTACGGCGACAGTGACCATGGTCGCCAATGGTGTGGTGCCACACTGATTTCCCCCTCATGGGTGCTGACGGCCTCGCACTGCGTGGAGGGCGATCGCCCCGGTGATCTGGCCGTGCTGGGCGGCGTCACCGCGTTGTCCACCGAGCCATCGGCACGCGCATCCAACGTCAAGGCCATCCACGTGCATCCGGCGTTCAACAGCGGCAATTCGCTGGAGCATGACGTCGCCTTGATCCACCTGAGTGCGCCGTTGGCCGATGCGCAGCCGGTGGCGCTGCGGTTGCGGCCCGATGCCAGCTATCTCAAGCCAGGCAGGCAGTTCACGGTGATCGGCTGGGGCGATGCCGACATCGGCGAAGGGCGCCTCTATCCCACCCAGCTGCAGACGGTGCAGACCCCGTTCGTGCCCTTCGCCGAGTGCCAGCAGGCGTACGCGGGTGAGCTGGCACGCGGCAAGGTCATCTGCGCCGGCCGCGAGGGGATCGACAGCTGCCAGGGCGATTCCGGTGGTCCGCTGCTGCTGCGCCTGCGCGAGGGCTGGACCCAGTTCGGTGTCGTCAGCTGGGGCGAAGGCTGCGCGCTGGCCGGCTACCCCGGCGTTTATGCCCGAATCGCCGAAAAACATGCCGTAGATTTCATAGAAGCGGTCTGGCAACGCGATTGA
- the pyrF gene encoding orotidine-5'-phosphate decarboxylase, protein MSRAPLPLRDDERLIFALDVPDRVQALEWVDRLGDSVAFYKIGMELLASGEYFQVLDELARRDKRVFVDLKFFDIPATAAAVIKRLAQWPVSYATIHGWHPAMMEACAAANSGDMRLLAVTVLTSMGRADLAQMGIDREPVEVVVERALAAQAAGIDGVIASGQEAGPIRAATGAGFSIVCPGIRPGGPVGDDQKRTVGVAQAFADGADAIVVGRPIRLASDPQAAARAIQQEIATALAAR, encoded by the coding sequence GTGAGCCGCGCCCCGCTGCCGCTGCGTGACGACGAGCGTCTGATTTTCGCGCTGGACGTGCCTGACCGCGTGCAGGCGCTGGAGTGGGTCGACCGCCTTGGCGACAGCGTGGCGTTCTACAAGATCGGCATGGAACTGCTCGCCTCCGGCGAGTACTTCCAGGTGCTGGACGAACTGGCACGTCGCGACAAGCGGGTGTTCGTCGATCTGAAGTTCTTCGATATCCCGGCCACCGCCGCCGCGGTGATCAAGCGCCTGGCGCAGTGGCCGGTCAGCTACGCCACCATCCACGGCTGGCACCCGGCGATGATGGAGGCCTGTGCGGCCGCCAACAGCGGCGACATGCGCCTGCTGGCAGTGACCGTGCTGACCTCGATGGGCCGCGCGGATCTGGCGCAGATGGGCATCGACCGCGAGCCGGTGGAGGTCGTGGTCGAACGCGCGCTGGCCGCACAGGCTGCTGGCATCGACGGCGTGATCGCCTCCGGTCAGGAAGCGGGTCCGATCCGTGCCGCGACCGGGGCCGGTTTCTCGATCGTCTGCCCGGGCATCCGCCCCGGTGGCCCGGTCGGCGATGACCAGAAGCGCACTGTGGGCGTGGCGCAGGCCTTTGCCGATGGCGCCGATGCCATCGTGGTCGGCCGTCCGATCCGCCTGGCATCTGATCCGCAGGCCGCAGCACGGGCGATCCAGCAGGAAATCGCGACGGCTCTGGCCGCGCGCTGA
- the plsB gene encoding glycerol-3-phosphate 1-O-acyltransferase PlsB produces MTSMSKQNPLPFPGEESQPTPADTAPASPSTDAGTPPAATPVHARPAGRRPLWARLLGRLVEPWLSLKIEPEDPGQYNDGRPVMYVLEDYGLSNALILDKACRQAGLPSPLVPLAGDPTGRKRAYLALSRRSSSNSLIPEQRGAKTHSDSLAKVLQAHRVRDDLDVHLVPVSIFVGRAPDKQSGWFAVLFSENWALVGRFRRLLGLLLNGRNTIVRFAPPISLRSTIDEGLEPERTVRKLQRVLRTHFRRIRESVIGPDLSTRRLLVDQVLAAETVREAIASQAKRDNSKTSDAWKKAHAYAWEIAADYSSPVVRSASFMLSHVWNRIYAGVLVHHLDKFKAAAPGHEVVYVPSHRSHMDYLLLSYLLYDRGIVPPHIVAGINLNLPVVGTLLRKGGAFFIRRSIRGNALYSAVLSEYVAQLVAGGYSIEYFVEGGRSRTGRLLQPKGGMISMTLRAFLRQPRKPVLFQPIYIGYEKLMEGGSYLDELSGRPKEKESIWQLLWGIPKVLKQNYGQVVVNFGEPIALNDVLAEKAPEWGGEAVSEDEKPSWLSTTVDTLAERIQVRINGAADVNPINLLALALLSTPKHAMGEADLIAQIELCKTLLVEMPYSGRVTVTPHSPERIIAHAEEINVLTRIKHPLGDVLSVSGDTAVLLSYFRNNVVHLFTASSWVACCFQNNRRMSRTGLVQLGRTVYPFLQAELFLPWTEDEFAQRIDQTIDVFVREGLLQNVNEDDGGILARNTGQTDEVFRLRAIGHSLQQAFERYYIAISVLVKNGPGTLGAAELESLCQQAAQRLSLLYAPAAPEFFDKSLFRGFIQKLRELRLVWPDENSKLLFDERLDAWAKDAKFILGRELRHTIERVSPEAARPDEPAPQD; encoded by the coding sequence ATGACGTCGATGTCGAAACAGAACCCGCTGCCGTTCCCCGGCGAAGAATCCCAGCCGACGCCCGCCGACACGGCGCCGGCGTCCCCCTCGACCGACGCTGGCACGCCGCCGGCGGCGACGCCCGTGCACGCGCGTCCTGCTGGCCGCCGCCCGCTGTGGGCGCGTCTGCTCGGGCGCCTGGTGGAACCCTGGCTGTCGCTGAAGATCGAGCCGGAAGACCCGGGCCAGTACAACGATGGCCGCCCGGTCATGTACGTGCTGGAAGACTACGGCCTGTCCAACGCGCTGATCCTGGACAAGGCCTGCCGCCAGGCCGGCCTGCCGTCGCCGCTGGTGCCGCTGGCCGGTGACCCCACCGGCCGCAAGCGCGCCTACCTGGCCCTGTCGCGCCGCAGCTCCAGCAACTCGCTGATTCCCGAGCAGCGCGGTGCCAAGACCCATTCCGATTCGCTGGCCAAGGTCCTGCAGGCCCATCGCGTGCGCGACGACCTGGATGTGCACCTGGTGCCGGTATCGATCTTCGTCGGCCGCGCCCCGGACAAGCAGAGCGGCTGGTTCGCCGTGCTGTTCTCGGAAAACTGGGCGCTGGTCGGCCGTTTCCGCCGCCTGCTCGGCCTGCTGCTGAACGGCCGCAACACCATCGTCCGCTTCGCACCGCCGATCTCGCTGCGCTCGACCATCGACGAGGGCCTGGAGCCCGAGCGTACGGTGCGCAAGCTGCAGCGCGTGCTGCGTACCCATTTCCGCCGCATCCGCGAGTCGGTGATCGGTCCTGACCTGTCGACCCGGCGCCTGCTGGTGGACCAGGTGCTGGCTGCCGAGACGGTGCGTGAGGCGATCGCCTCCCAGGCCAAGCGCGACAACAGCAAAACCAGCGATGCCTGGAAGAAGGCGCACGCCTACGCCTGGGAAATCGCCGCGGACTATTCCAGCCCGGTGGTGCGCTCGGCCAGCTTCATGCTCAGTCACGTGTGGAACCGCATCTACGCCGGCGTGCTGGTGCACCACCTGGACAAGTTCAAGGCTGCTGCACCGGGCCACGAAGTGGTCTACGTGCCCAGCCACCGCAGCCACATGGACTACCTGCTGCTGTCCTACCTGCTGTACGACCGCGGTATCGTGCCGCCGCACATCGTGGCCGGCATCAACCTGAACCTGCCGGTGGTCGGCACCCTGCTGCGCAAGGGCGGTGCGTTCTTCATCCGCCGCTCGATCCGCGGCAACGCGCTGTACTCGGCGGTGCTCAGCGAATACGTCGCGCAGCTGGTCGCAGGCGGCTACTCCATCGAGTACTTCGTCGAGGGTGGGCGCTCGCGTACCGGTCGCCTGCTGCAGCCCAAGGGCGGCATGATCTCGATGACCCTGCGCGCGTTCCTGCGCCAGCCACGCAAACCGGTGCTGTTCCAGCCCATCTACATCGGCTACGAGAAGCTGATGGAGGGCGGCAGCTACCTGGATGAACTGTCCGGGCGGCCGAAGGAAAAGGAATCGATCTGGCAGCTGCTGTGGGGCATCCCCAAGGTGCTCAAGCAGAACTACGGCCAGGTGGTGGTGAACTTCGGTGAGCCGATCGCGCTGAACGATGTATTGGCCGAGAAGGCCCCGGAGTGGGGTGGCGAGGCGGTGTCCGAGGACGAGAAGCCCTCGTGGCTGTCGACCACCGTCGACACCCTGGCCGAGCGCATCCAGGTGCGCATCAACGGCGCGGCCGACGTCAATCCGATCAACCTGCTGGCGCTGGCCCTGCTGTCCACGCCCAAGCATGCGATGGGCGAGGCCGACCTGATCGCGCAGATCGAGCTGTGCAAGACCCTGCTGGTGGAGATGCCGTATTCGGGCCGGGTGACGGTGACCCCGCACTCGCCGGAGCGGATCATCGCCCACGCCGAAGAGATCAACGTCCTTACCCGCATCAAGCACCCGCTGGGCGACGTGCTCAGCGTCAGCGGCGATACCGCAGTGCTGCTGAGCTACTTCCGCAACAACGTGGTGCACCTGTTCACCGCGTCGTCGTGGGTGGCCTGCTGCTTCCAGAACAACCGCCGCATGAGCCGCACCGGCCTGGTCCAGCTGGGCCGCACGGTGTACCCGTTCCTGCAGGCCGAACTGTTCCTGCCGTGGACCGAGGACGAGTTCGCCCAGCGCATCGACCAGACCATCGACGTGTTCGTGCGTGAGGGCCTGCTGCAGAACGTCAACGAAGACGACGGCGGCATCCTGGCGCGCAACACCGGGCAGACCGACGAAGTGTTCCGCCTGCGGGCGATCGGGCATTCGCTGCAGCAGGCGTTCGAGCGGTATTACATCGCCATTTCGGTACTGGTGAAAAACGGCCCGGGTACGCTCGGTGCCGCCGAACTGGAAAGCCTGTGTCAGCAGGCCGCGCAGCGCCTGAGCCTGCTCTATGCGCCGGCCGCGCCGGAGTTCTTCGACAAGTCGCTGTTCCGCGGCTTCATCCAGAAGCTGCGCGAGCTGCGCCTGGTGTGGCCGGACGAGAACAGCAAGCTGCTGTTCGACGAGCGCCTGGATGCCTGGGCCAAGGATGCCAAGTTCATCCTCGGCCGCGAGCTGCGCCACACCATCGAACGGGTCAGCCCGGAAGCAGCGCGCCCGGACGAACCGGCACCGCAGGATTGA
- the ttcA gene encoding tRNA 2-thiocytidine(32) synthetase TtcA, which produces MSAVISLPDPPQRISRDPRVAGHGADKLGKRLRRQVGQAIADFGMIEAGDKVMVCLSGGKDSYTLLDLLLQLQKKAPVPFELVAVNLDQKQPGFPEHVLPEYLAGLGVPYQIIEQDTYSVVSRVIPEGRTMCSLCSRLRRGALYNHAKVHGFSKIALGHHCDDVVATFFLNLFHHAKLAAMPPKLLSDDGQHVVIRPLAYVREHDIAQYAQARRFPIIPCTLCGSQENLQRRQVGLMLKQWDQDHPGRIEQIARAMADVRPAQLADAALFDFMALGRRGDAAHADAWLADAVPETPAA; this is translated from the coding sequence ATGTCCGCCGTGATCTCCCTGCCCGATCCCCCGCAGCGCATTTCGCGCGACCCGCGCGTGGCCGGGCACGGGGCGGACAAGCTGGGCAAGCGCCTGCGCCGCCAGGTCGGCCAGGCAATCGCCGACTTCGGCATGATCGAAGCGGGCGACAAGGTCATGGTCTGCCTGTCCGGCGGCAAGGACAGCTACACCCTGCTGGACCTGCTGCTGCAGCTGCAGAAAAAGGCGCCGGTGCCGTTCGAGCTGGTGGCGGTGAACCTGGACCAGAAACAGCCCGGTTTCCCCGAGCACGTCCTGCCGGAGTACCTGGCCGGGCTGGGCGTGCCGTACCAGATCATCGAACAGGACACGTATTCGGTGGTCAGCCGGGTCATCCCGGAAGGCCGGACGATGTGTTCGCTGTGCTCGCGCCTGCGCCGTGGCGCGCTGTACAACCACGCCAAGGTGCACGGCTTCAGCAAGATCGCCCTGGGCCATCATTGCGATGACGTGGTGGCTACGTTTTTCCTGAACCTGTTCCACCATGCCAAGCTGGCCGCCATGCCACCGAAGCTGCTCAGCGACGATGGACAGCACGTGGTGATCCGCCCGCTGGCGTACGTGCGCGAGCACGACATCGCGCAGTACGCGCAGGCCCGCCGCTTCCCGATCATTCCCTGCACCCTGTGCGGCAGCCAGGAAAACCTGCAGCGTCGGCAGGTCGGCCTGATGCTCAAGCAGTGGGACCAGGACCATCCCGGGCGCATCGAACAGATCGCACGTGCGATGGCCGACGTGCGACCTGCGCAGCTGGCTGATGCCGCCCTGTTCGATTTCATGGCCCTGGGCCGCCGTGGCGATGCGGCGCATGCCGATGCCTGGCTGGCCGACGCAGTTCCCGAGACGCCTGCCGCTTAA
- a CDS encoding ATP-binding protein: MSTVNVAGPLARIVALSLLSAQAWAGQCEGPILLAYPADRAPLSSSLDDTPQGLVAVYLALLQEQYPTLRATPVAATALAAGALPAGTQAVLGWPRAQKPKGWMASVPYLQVPQVIVRRPDAPPIIGLDGLHGRGVASLDIVPLARMLEESGAAVPLLQVATLDTALRLLISGQVDAVVGNLVDVEATLRNQPGDALDVAAPAGFSDALVLATLPACAHLVARFNQLQAGMTQEQREALRAHWIVTSPRRGHAPVSPLRGSIAVLLVLLTMSLVYAFGYWRLHREGLRRQALEQRLQDVTANLPAVVYRARRSSTGEYSVPHIAGDVHALFGISVDTARVDHGSLLAAVHPQDRRSVLACVDAAALVRGPIDITFRTRGPNGWRWVRSHGRPIACSDRGVEWSGYWMDVTEARARTQALNDARRDAEQDAAAKTHFLATMSHEIRTPMSTLLGMLERFGSGALDARQRQVLATIDDAAQMLRQILDDVLHSQRLQSGPQPPQCLPTDLAELLRAVQRLLVPVAASKGLHLRCEVDPALQRGSLADALRLRQILFNLAGNALKFTLQGGVDLQVRVLQQREHGQQLRLQVTDTGVGISRERQRAVFAAFTQADASTTRRFGGSGLGLAICRELAASMGGQLHLCSTPGAGTTVWLDLYLPACEAPSVEHRDDAAGLPALPPVRVLVAEDHPTNLQLLVQRLRELGLQVHATASGEQAWQAWQTQPFALVITDCHMPGMDGFALARAIRADPRADAARVPIIALTASVLDSTRQACLDAGIDRFIAKPVERQALHAILAAALMPLGLSVRQ; this comes from the coding sequence ATGTCCACCGTGAATGTCGCTGGCCCGTTGGCCCGCATCGTCGCCCTGTCGCTGTTGTCAGCACAGGCCTGGGCCGGACAGTGCGAAGGCCCCATCCTGCTTGCCTACCCCGCTGACCGTGCACCGTTGTCATCCAGTCTGGACGACACGCCACAGGGCCTGGTGGCGGTCTACCTGGCGCTGCTGCAGGAGCAGTACCCCACGCTGCGCGCCACACCGGTCGCGGCGACGGCGCTGGCCGCCGGCGCGCTGCCTGCCGGAACCCAGGCCGTGCTCGGCTGGCCGCGTGCGCAGAAGCCGAAAGGCTGGATGGCCAGCGTGCCCTACCTGCAGGTGCCGCAGGTGATCGTGCGACGCCCCGACGCGCCGCCGATCATCGGCCTCGACGGATTGCACGGCCGCGGCGTGGCCAGCCTCGACATCGTGCCGCTTGCCAGGATGCTGGAGGAGTCGGGTGCGGCCGTGCCGCTGCTGCAGGTGGCGACACTGGACACGGCACTGCGGCTGCTGATCAGCGGCCAGGTCGATGCGGTGGTGGGCAACCTGGTGGACGTGGAAGCCACGCTGCGCAATCAGCCGGGCGACGCGCTGGACGTGGCAGCGCCGGCCGGCTTCAGCGACGCACTGGTATTGGCCACGCTGCCGGCGTGCGCGCATCTGGTAGCCCGCTTCAACCAGCTGCAGGCAGGCATGACACAGGAGCAGCGCGAGGCATTGCGGGCACACTGGATCGTGACGTCCCCTCGTCGCGGCCACGCGCCGGTGTCACCCCTGCGCGGGTCGATCGCTGTGCTGCTGGTGCTGCTGACAATGAGCCTGGTGTATGCGTTCGGCTACTGGCGGCTGCACCGCGAAGGCCTGCGCAGGCAGGCGCTGGAACAGCGCCTGCAGGACGTCACCGCCAACCTGCCGGCGGTGGTGTACCGGGCGCGGCGCAGCAGCACCGGCGAGTACAGCGTTCCCCACATTGCCGGCGACGTGCACGCGTTGTTCGGGATCAGCGTGGATACCGCGCGGGTCGACCATGGCAGTCTGCTGGCCGCAGTCCATCCGCAGGACCGCCGCTCGGTGCTGGCCTGCGTCGACGCCGCCGCACTGGTGCGCGGGCCCATCGACATCACTTTCCGCACGCGCGGCCCCAACGGCTGGCGCTGGGTACGTTCGCACGGGCGACCGATTGCCTGCAGCGACAGAGGCGTGGAATGGAGCGGGTACTGGATGGATGTCACCGAGGCGCGCGCACGTACGCAGGCGTTGAACGATGCCCGGCGTGACGCGGAGCAGGATGCCGCCGCGAAGACCCATTTCCTGGCCACCATGAGCCACGAGATCCGCACGCCGATGAGCACCCTGCTGGGAATGCTGGAGCGCTTCGGCAGCGGCGCACTGGATGCGCGCCAGCGCCAGGTACTGGCGACCATCGATGATGCCGCGCAGATGCTGCGACAGATCCTCGATGACGTGCTGCACAGCCAACGCCTGCAGTCCGGCCCACAGCCACCGCAGTGCCTGCCCACTGACCTGGCCGAGCTGCTGCGGGCGGTGCAGCGTCTGCTGGTACCGGTGGCGGCGAGCAAGGGGCTGCATCTGCGCTGCGAGGTGGATCCCGCGCTGCAGCGGGGATCGTTGGCCGATGCGCTGCGCCTGCGCCAGATCCTGTTCAACCTGGCGGGCAATGCGCTGAAATTCACCCTGCAGGGCGGGGTGGACCTGCAGGTGCGGGTGCTGCAGCAGCGTGAGCATGGCCAGCAGCTGCGGCTGCAGGTGACCGACACCGGCGTGGGCATCAGCCGCGAGCGCCAGCGGGCGGTGTTCGCAGCGTTTACCCAGGCCGATGCCTCCACCACCCGGCGCTTCGGCGGCAGCGGCCTGGGCCTGGCGATATGCCGGGAGCTTGCGGCGTCGATGGGCGGGCAGCTGCACCTGTGCAGCACGCCGGGCGCGGGCACCACGGTGTGGCTGGACCTGTACCTGCCGGCCTGTGAGGCGCCGTCGGTGGAGCATCGTGATGATGCGGCTGGCCTGCCAGCGTTGCCGCCGGTGCGGGTACTGGTTGCCGAAGACCATCCCACCAACCTGCAGCTGCTGGTCCAGCGCCTGCGGGAGCTGGGCCTGCAGGTGCATGCAACCGCCAGTGGCGAGCAGGCCTGGCAGGCGTGGCAGACGCAACCGTTCGCGCTGGTCATCACCGATTGCCACATGCCGGGCATGGATGGCTTTGCCCTGGCCCGCGCGATCCGCGCCGATCCGCGTGCCGATGCGGCAAGGGTGCCGATCATCGCGTTGACCGCCAGCGTGCTCGACAGTACCCGTCAGGCCTGCCTCGACGCTGGCATCGATCGTTTCATCGCCAAGCCGGTTGAGCGCCAGGCACTGCATGCCATCCTGGCCGCAGCGCTGATGCCGCTCGGTCTGTCAGTGCGCCAGTAG
- a CDS encoding recombination-associated protein RdgC — translation MFFRNLTFFRFPTSTDFSEVDTLLPHALLKPVGALEMNSRGFISPFGREEKEALSHRIAEHLWLTVGGEDKILPGAVVNDLLERKLEEIEEKEGRRPGGRERKRMKDDLLHELLPRAFVKSSRNDAFIDQLHGYVVVDTSSRKTGEYFMSDIRGLLGSFPAMPLNAEVAPRSILTGWIAGEPLPTGFSLGEECEMKDPVEGGAVVKCQHQELRCDEIDKHLDAGKQVTKLALVFEDNLSFVLGDDLIVRKLKFLDGALDQLEHADEDGRRAEFDARFALQSAEIRRLFLLLEEAFKLSKAD, via the coding sequence ATGTTCTTTCGCAACCTGACGTTCTTCCGCTTCCCGACCTCCACTGATTTTTCCGAAGTCGACACCCTGCTGCCGCACGCCCTGCTCAAGCCGGTCGGCGCGCTGGAAATGAACTCGCGTGGTTTCATCTCGCCGTTCGGCCGCGAAGAGAAGGAAGCTCTCTCGCACCGCATTGCCGAACACCTGTGGCTGACCGTCGGTGGCGAGGACAAGATCCTGCCCGGCGCGGTGGTCAACGACCTGCTCGAGCGCAAGCTGGAAGAGATCGAAGAGAAGGAAGGCCGCCGCCCCGGTGGCCGCGAGCGCAAGCGCATGAAGGACGACCTGCTGCATGAACTGCTGCCGCGCGCCTTTGTGAAGTCCTCGCGCAACGATGCCTTCATCGACCAGCTGCACGGCTACGTGGTGGTGGACACCTCCAGCCGCAAGACCGGCGAATACTTCATGTCCGACATCCGTGGCCTGCTCGGCAGCTTCCCGGCGATGCCGCTGAATGCTGAGGTCGCGCCGCGTTCGATCCTGACCGGCTGGATCGCCGGCGAGCCCCTGCCCACCGGCTTCAGCCTGGGTGAGGAGTGCGAGATGAAGGACCCGGTGGAAGGCGGCGCGGTGGTCAAGTGCCAGCACCAGGAACTGCGCTGCGACGAGATCGACAAGCACCTGGACGCCGGCAAGCAGGTGACCAAGCTGGCCCTGGTGTTCGAGGACAACCTGTCCTTCGTGCTGGGCGACGACCTGATCGTGCGCAAGCTGAAGTTCCTGGACGGCGCACTGGACCAGCTGGAGCACGCTGACGAAGACGGCCGCCGCGCCGAGTTCGACGCCCGCTTCGCCCTGCAGAGCGCGGAGATCCGTCGCCTGTTCCTGCTGCTTGAAGAAGCCTTCAAGCTCAGCAAGGCTGACTGA
- a CDS encoding YdcH family protein — MDTYNPAEIVEHLVALRAEHRSLDEQIARMAANGEDELEFKRLKRRKLQLKDCITKLESLQIPDEPA, encoded by the coding sequence GTGGACACCTACAACCCCGCCGAAATCGTCGAACACCTCGTCGCCCTGCGTGCCGAGCACCGGTCGCTGGATGAACAGATCGCGCGCATGGCCGCCAACGGCGAAGATGAGCTGGAGTTCAAACGCCTGAAGCGGCGCAAGCTGCAGTTGAAGGACTGCATCACCAAGCTGGAAAGCCTGCAGATTCCGGACGAACCAGCATAA
- a CDS encoding M48 family metallopeptidase encodes MSRLLRRLISPVPAATVQRDTVRLRLEDVEIEVLRVRDPRARRIKLSVDERGARLTLPPRASLVMGERFLEQHRDWLGLQLRLYQGHGLPAALQPGVDGVLPLRGELLPLRWQEGRYARLEIDEHGACVQWPSRGGDATLRRLLREFYEAQTRADVGRWLPKYLPGLPRAPSRLRLKVMSSQWGSLAPDGSMALDLALVLGSPAAFEYVLVHELCHLIQANHSPAFWHEVEQRFPDWRAQRDYFQLEGRRLKAMLRQLL; translated from the coding sequence ATGAGCCGTCTGCTGCGCCGCCTGATCTCGCCGGTCCCTGCCGCCACCGTACAGCGCGACACCGTTCGCCTGCGGCTGGAGGATGTCGAGATCGAGGTACTGCGCGTGCGTGATCCGCGCGCGCGCCGGATCAAGCTCAGCGTCGATGAGCGCGGTGCACGACTGACGTTGCCGCCGCGCGCCAGCCTGGTGATGGGCGAGCGCTTCCTCGAACAGCATCGTGACTGGCTGGGCCTGCAGCTGCGCCTTTACCAGGGGCATGGACTGCCCGCCGCGTTGCAGCCTGGCGTCGACGGTGTGCTGCCGCTGCGCGGCGAACTGTTGCCGCTGCGCTGGCAGGAAGGCCGCTACGCACGACTGGAAATCGACGAACACGGTGCCTGCGTGCAATGGCCGAGCCGTGGCGGCGACGCGACCCTGCGCCGCCTGCTGCGCGAGTTCTACGAAGCACAGACCCGCGCCGATGTCGGCCGCTGGCTGCCGAAGTACCTGCCCGGCCTGCCACGCGCGCCCAGCCGCCTGCGCTTGAAGGTGATGTCCTCGCAATGGGGCTCGCTGGCCCCCGACGGCAGCATGGCGTTGGACCTGGCACTGGTACTGGGCAGCCCCGCCGCATTCGAATACGTGCTGGTGCACGAACTCTGCCACCTGATCCAGGCCAACCACTCGCCGGCGTTCTGGCACGAAGTAGAACAACGCTTCCCCGACTGGCGAGCGCAGCGCGACTACTTCCAGCTGGAAGGGCGCAGATTGAAAGCAATGCTTCGGCAGCTGCTGTAG
- a CDS encoding methylglyoxal synthase, producing the protein MRIGLAANRLHHNDARAALFRWLRASEPGLRELGVTLCAVGRTHDAIQRNGFLAGYDGLQRYPYGREGGLMKLVAEVVGMGAERTLDGAVYLMDPVDPSSVFPEATALKRQCVIHGKPFISTVATARDWIEVERIHAGLAADAGADELHAFEGQTLALIAHDAMKPAMLAFADEHFDVLARFGERVATGTTGQRLNELAWSRGWPADTAWVTRYQSGPMGGDAQIADRVLEGRCQRAIFFEDPHVARQHEADIQLLERAVTTVTDQAVCITAPRVAARWAEAAAKRAGR; encoded by the coding sequence ATGCGCATCGGCCTGGCCGCCAACCGTCTCCATCACAACGACGCGCGCGCGGCACTGTTCCGCTGGCTGCGCGCCAGCGAACCCGGGCTGCGCGAACTGGGCGTGACGCTGTGTGCGGTCGGACGTACCCACGATGCGATCCAGCGCAACGGTTTCCTTGCCGGTTACGACGGCCTGCAGCGCTATCCGTACGGTCGCGAAGGCGGGTTGATGAAGCTGGTGGCCGAAGTGGTGGGCATGGGCGCCGAGCGTACGCTGGACGGTGCGGTCTATCTGATGGATCCGGTGGATCCTTCCTCGGTGTTCCCCGAGGCGACCGCGCTCAAGCGCCAGTGTGTAATCCACGGCAAGCCTTTCATTTCCACCGTGGCCACCGCCCGCGACTGGATCGAGGTGGAACGCATCCATGCTGGCCTGGCCGCCGATGCCGGCGCCGACGAGCTGCATGCGTTCGAAGGGCAGACGCTGGCGTTGATCGCGCACGATGCGATGAAGCCGGCGATGCTGGCGTTCGCCGACGAACACTTCGACGTACTGGCGCGCTTCGGCGAACGCGTAGCCACCGGTACCACCGGCCAGCGCTTGAACGAGCTGGCCTGGAGCCGCGGCTGGCCCGCGGATACGGCGTGGGTGACGCGTTACCAGAGCGGCCCGATGGGAGGCGATGCGCAGATTGCCGACCGCGTGCTGGAAGGTCGTTGCCAGCGCGCGATCTTCTTCGAGGATCCGCATGTGGCGCGCCAGCATGAAGCGGACATCCAGCTGCTGGAGCGGGCGGTGACCACGGTGACCGATCAGGCGGTGTGCATCACCGCTCCGCGGGTGGCGGCGCGATGGGCGGAGGCGGCCGCCAAGCGCGCGGGTCGATGA